CCTCTGGTGACAGGGGGCTTCCCAGGCGTTTCGTTTCCTTTACTAAGCAACGCTATGCGAACGACCCAGTAAACCTGGGACGAAATAAAACAGGAGGCATGAAATGCAGTATCGAATTTGGACGGACGGCGCGTGCTCAGGCAATCCTGGGATTGGGGCTTGGGCATCCATCATCGTGGATGAGCAAGGTGATGATGTGCGCCTCGGTCAAGCAGAAGATCACACGACGAACAATCTGATGGAACTGCGCGCAGTCGAGCGTGCGCTTGAATTCGTGGACACGAATGCGCGCGTCGTCGTTTACACCGACAGCAACCTGGTCGTGCAATGGATGATTGGAACATATGAGCGGAAGAATGCTCAATGTGCGGTGATCTCCAATCACATTGACCAACTGATTGCGACGAAAGGGTTGCAGGTCGAATGGGTACACGTTCCTGGGCATGGTGGAGATGAACGCAACGAACAAGCGGATCGGTTTGCCAAGTCGCTGATTCGACTGCGTAAGCGCGAGCTGGCGCAAGAGATGATGCAGAGGCAACGATGAGAAACGCAGACACCCCTACCCCGCCAAAAAAGAGGGGTCACGGAAAGTCAAAAAAGGCAAAAACCCCTAGTGTCAAAAGTAGTGCTCGTGGCTTGAGAGGCGCAAAAAAACGCGGCAAGGCATCCGAGTCCAAGAAGCCCACAATCGTGGCTCTCACGCGATTGCCGTCGGCGAAGGAAATTCGCGAATTGCGCGCTAACCTGGGCCTGTCCGCGACCCAGTTTGGTAAGAAGTTTGGATGTTCGCGGAGCCACATC
This genomic window from Chloroflexota bacterium contains:
- a CDS encoding reverse transcriptase-like protein, coding for MQYRIWTDGACSGNPGIGAWASIIVDEQGDDVRLGQAEDHTTNNLMELRAVERALEFVDTNARVVVYTDSNLVVQWMIGTYERKNAQCAVISNHIDQLIATKGLQVEWVHVPGHGGDERNEQADRFAKSLIRLRKRELAQEMMQRQR